DNA from Ignavibacteria bacterium:
GGTGATACGTTTTGCACGGGACAAGTGTTTGAAAAATCCGTAGGCATAAAAAAAACATTGCTTGCGGTGAAAGATATTTTTTATTCATCGAAGTTTGCCGGTATTGCATGCGGAATAAAAAATGTCGGCATCGGAAATGGAATGCCGGAATTTGGTCACGCTGTTGTGAAAATAAATCCCGACGAAACGCTTACGCTCAAAACCGGTTTCACTGAAATGGGACAAGGATTTTGCACTGTACTGATTCAGTTTTTCTGCGAAGTAACAGGAATGGATGCTCGAAAAGTTCGTGTGGAAATTGATACAACACATCCAACGCCGTGCGGAATGACAACTGCTTCTCGTGCGACTGTGCTTGGTGGACGTGCTGTTATTAAAGCCGCGCAAGAAATGAAAAAAGATTTGGATACAGGAAACACGTTGCGCGATTTGATTGGCAAAGAATATTTTGGTGAAGTCGTGATTGATTACACAACTGCGCTCGATGCAAAAACAAATAAACCGATTACGCATATGACGTTCGGTTTTGCAACGCAAGTGTGTATTCTCGATGATGATGGAACGTTGAAAAAATTTGTCGCCGCGCACGATGTCGGAAAAGTAATCAACAAAAAACTTCTCGAAGGACAACTCGAAGGCTCGATTCATATGGGGCTTGGCTATGCGTTGACGGAAGATTTGAAATTGACAAACGGCGTTCCCGATTCATTTAAACTTCGTTCGCTTGGATTGTTGCGCGCGAAAGATATGCCGGAAACAGAAATTATTTTGATTGAAGAAAACGAAAGTGAAGGACCGTTTGGCGCAAAAGGAGTAGGCGAAATCGGTTTAGTGCCGACAGCAGGAGCAGTCGCAAGCGCGTTGTATAAATTCGATGGTGTGCGAAGATTCAAATTGCCGATGAAGGATAGTGCTGCGGCGAAAGCGATTTTGGGTGGAGTGAAATAAATTCTAAACGATAGTTTTCAAATGCGTAAAAAGTTATCTTCCATCACATCTCTCCTCCCCAAGAATTACGATACATTTCTTACCGATTTAAAACGCCGCACCAGAGAAGCACAAACAAAAGCGGCGTTAAGTGTTAATCGGGAATTGTTGCTGTTATACTGGCACATCGGAAAACAAATTTTACAGCAACAAGCAAAAGAAGGTTGGGGCGCAAAAGTAATCGAGCGGCTTTCACTGGATTTGTGCAGAGAGTTTCCCGAGATGAAAGGATTTTCCGAACGCAACTTAAAGTATATGCGAGCATTTGCAGCCGAATATCGCAATGAACAATTTGTGCAAGAGGTGCTTGCACAAATTACGTGGTATCATAACATTACACTTTTAGATAAAGTAGAAAATCTAGATGAACGAATTTGGTATGCTCAAAAAACTATCGAAAACGGATGGAGCCGCAACGTTCTTGTTCATCAAATCGAAAGCGGATTATATCATCGCTCTGGAAAAGCAATTACTAATTTTTCTCGCACGCTTCCTTCGCCTCAATCCGAACTTGCGCAACAATTATTGAAAGACCCATATACGTTCGATTTTCTTTCGTTGAGTAAACAAGCGGTGGAACGCGATTTGGAAACAGCATTGCGAGAACATCTCAAAGAATTTCTTCTCGAACTCGGCGTTGGATTTGCCTTTGTTGGTAATCAATTTCATATTGTCGTTGGCGAGCAAGACTTTTACATCGACTTAGTTTTCTATCATACGAAACTTCATTGTTATATTGTGATTGAATTGAAGATGACGGAATTCCAACCGGAGTTTGCCGGAAAAATGAATTTCTATCTTACTGCAATTGATGAACAACTGCGAACAAAAAATGACGAGCCAACAATCGGAATAATTTTATGCAAATCGAAAAATAAACTTGTTGTAGAATATGCTTTACGCGATGTGAAGAAACCAATTGGCGTTTCATCGTATCGTTTAACTTCTTCTCTCCCGAAAAATCTCAAAGGCAATTTGCCAACAGTGAAACAACTTGAATCGGAACTCACAAAGAAAACATCATCGAAAAAATAAATGTCAAAAATTATCAAACAACTTCACACAGAAACAATAAAGAAAACAGCAACGCATTGCAAAGAACGCGGCATTACGATTCCAACATTTGCCCAAATGCGAAATCCGGAAACGATTCCGAATTCCATCAAACAAAAACTTTCGAGCGTTGGATTGTGGGATGTAAATCCGCTCAATCTTTTTCGCATTACGTGGAAAAATAATATCGAGAATAAACAATTCGGCGCAGTGAATTATGTCGAAATTCCGAAATCGATTTCCGGAGTGAATGCGCGCATCATCGGACTTGTCGGAAAATATTTTCCAACAGGAGCGCATAAAGTCGGTGCGGCGTTCGGATGTTTGGTTCCGCGTTTAGTCAGCGGTGAATTTGACCCGCAAAAACACAAGGCAGTGTGGCCTTCGACAGGAAATTTTTGCCGCGGTGGTGCATTTGATTGCGCGTTGCTCGATTGCACTGCAGTTGCGATTCTTCCCGAAGGAATGTCCAAAGAGCGATTTACGTGGCTGAAAGAAATCGGCGCGGAAGTGATTGCAACGCCGGGAACGGAATCGAACGTGAAAGAAATTTACGACAAGTGCTGGGAATTAAAACGCGACGCGAACAATATCATCTTCAATCAGTTTGAAGAATTTGGAAATCCGATTTGGCATTACAATGTTACGGGACCCGCGATTGAAGAAGTATTTCGTTCGCTTGGAAAAAATTCACGAGCGTCGGCATATATTTCAGCAACAGGTTCTGCGGGAACAATTGCCGCTGGAGATTATTTGAAAAAACAATTTCCGCATTTGAAAGTTGTTGCAACAGAAGCGCTGCAATGTCCGACGCTATTGATGAACGGTTTCGGCGCACATCGTATTGAAGGGATTGGCGATAAACATATTCCTTGGGTTCATAATGCGATGAATACGGATTGTGTTGCGGCGATTGACGATGAAGATTGTATGCGTGTGTTGCGTTTGCTCAATGAAGACGAAGGAAAAAAATATTTATCGTCTCTTGGAATTTCTGCAAAAGAAAATGAACAACTTTCTCTGCTCGGAATTTCTTCGATATGTAATTTACTCGCGGCAATAAAAACGGCAAAATATTTTGAGTTCAATGAGAACGATGTCATCTTCACAATTTTTACTGACTCACCGGATTTGTATCAATCGCGTTTGAAAGAATTGGAAGAAGAGCACGGAAAATATTCGTTGCTCAATGCGGCGAAAGACCATTCTGCGCCGTTGTTTCATCAATCCATTGATTATTACAAAGAATTGAATTACTACGACAGAAAAGCAATTCACAATTTAAAATATTTTACGTGGGTTGAGCAGCAAGGAAAAACGTATGAAGAAATTAATGCGCAATGGAATGAAGAATACTGGCGCAGTTTGTTTGAAGATGAAGTAAAATATTTTGATGAATTAATTGAGAATTTTAATCGTGGGTAGTTTGTAAAAAAAAGAAATGAATCTGACAGAACAAATAAAATCTTCCGGCGTTGTAGGTGCTGGCGGCGCGGGATTCCCTTCACACGTGAAAGCAAATTCGCGCGTTGATATCGTCATTGCAAACGGCGCAGAATGAACCGCTTATTCATAAAGATTTTGAATTGATGGCGAATTTTCCGAAACATGTTGTGCGCGGTGTTCAACTTTTAATGGAATCTACCGGCGCGAAACAAGGAATCATCGGCATTAAATCGAAAAATAAAAATGCGATTGATGCAATCAAATCACATATCAACGACACGCGAATTTCCGTTCACGAACTTGGCGATTTTTATCCTTCCGGCGATGAATATATTTTGGTGTATGAAGCAACGAAACGATTGATTCCGCCGCAAGGAATTCCACTCGATGTCGGAGTTGTTGTGAACAATGTCGAAACGCTGTATAACATTTCGCAAACGACAGAAGAAATTTCCGTAACAGAAAAATTTATTACCGTTGCGGGCGCAGTAAAAAATCCAATTTCACTTCTTGCACCCATCGGAATGAGTTTTCGCGATGCGATTTCTCTCGCTGGCTTCACAACAGAAAAAAATTTCGCAGTATTTGTCAGCGGAATTATGATGGGGAAATTGGAATTCAATCTTGATATTCCAATTACAAAAACGTGTGCCGGACTTGTTGTTCTCCCGACA
Protein-coding regions in this window:
- a CDS encoding selenium-dependent xanthine dehydrogenase, producing GDTFCTGQVFEKSVGIKKTLLAVKDIFYSSKFAGIACGIKNVGIGNGMPEFGHAVVKINPDETLTLKTGFTEMGQGFCTVLIQFFCEVTGMDARKVRVEIDTTHPTPCGMTTASRATVLGGRAVIKAAQEMKKDLDTGNTLRDLIGKEYFGEVVIDYTTALDAKTNKPITHMTFGFATQVCILDDDGTLKKFVAAHDVGKVINKKLLEGQLEGSIHMGLGYALTEDLKLTNGVPDSFKLRSLGLLRAKDMPETEIILIEENESEGPFGAKGVGEIGLVPTAGAVASALYKFDGVRRFKLPMKDSAAAKAILGGVK
- a CDS encoding DUF1016 domain-containing protein: MRKKLSSITSLLPKNYDTFLTDLKRRTREAQTKAALSVNRELLLLYWHIGKQILQQQAKEGWGAKVIERLSLDLCREFPEMKGFSERNLKYMRAFAAEYRNEQFVQEVLAQITWYHNITLLDKVENLDERIWYAQKTIENGWSRNVLVHQIESGLYHRSGKAITNFSRTLPSPQSELAQQLLKDPYTFDFLSLSKQAVERDLETALREHLKEFLLELGVGFAFVGNQFHIVVGEQDFYIDLVFYHTKLHCYIVIELKMTEFQPEFAGKMNFYLTAIDEQLRTKNDEPTIGIILCKSKNKLVVEYALRDVKKPIGVSSYRLTSSLPKNLKGNLPTVKQLESELTKKTSSKK
- a CDS encoding pyridoxal-phosphate dependent enzyme; translated protein: MSKIIKQLHTETIKKTATHCKERGITIPTFAQMRNPETIPNSIKQKLSSVGLWDVNPLNLFRITWKNNIENKQFGAVNYVEIPKSISGVNARIIGLVGKYFPTGAHKVGAAFGCLVPRLVSGEFDPQKHKAVWPSTGNFCRGGAFDCALLDCTAVAILPEGMSKERFTWLKEIGAEVIATPGTESNVKEIYDKCWELKRDANNIIFNQFEEFGNPIWHYNVTGPAIEEVFRSLGKNSRASAYISATGSAGTIAAGDYLKKQFPHLKVVATEALQCPTLLMNGFGAHRIEGIGDKHIPWVHNAMNTDCVAAIDDEDCMRVLRLLNEDEGKKYLSSLGISAKENEQLSLLGISSICNLLAAIKTAKYFEFNENDVIFTIFTDSPDLYQSRLKELEEEHGKYSLLNAAKDHSAPLFHQSIDYYKELNYYDRKAIHNLKYFTWVEQQGKTYEEINAQWNEEYWRSLFEDEVKYFDELIENFNRG
- a CDS encoding NADH dehydrogenase subunit, with protein sequence MISSLQTAQNEPLIHKDFELMANFPKHVVRGVQLLMESTGAKQGIIGIKSKNKNAIDAIKSHINDTRISVHELGDFYPSGDEYILVYEATKRLIPPQGIPLDVGVVVNNVETLYNISQTTEEISVTEKFITVAGAVKNPISLLAPIGMSFRDAISLAGFTTEKNFAVFVSGIMMGKLEFNLDIPITKTCAGLVVLPTEHTLVQRKMQPEKVKHHIGKSACDQCSYCTELCPR